In one window of Bradyrhizobium diazoefficiens DNA:
- a CDS encoding methyl-accepting chemotaxis protein: protein MSFGMRRQFKFTIGVKIYALIGLSFIGLAGVATLDSWERGASLKQQKQVELQHLTELALSILAEEYDATQKGAIPVAEAQKRSLERISILRYGGREFFFVTDMTPRVLMHPFAKQLVGQDVSGATDANGKHEFVEMVDVARRLGHGFVDYDAPKPGSDKAQPKLSHVAIFAPWNWIVGTGVYVDDLSAQVWASTLHSLMAAGLVMLITVAVSMAVARGITNPLHRMTAAMKALAGGRLDLDVPGSGRGDEIGEMAGAVEVFKSNAVARQVLEAEQKESEARATAQRKADMYKMANDFEAAIGEIVETVSTASSKLELSAHRLSDTAERAEDLATTVAAASEKASTNVQSVASATEEMASSVTEISRQVQESALMAGEAVEQARRTNDRVSELSKAASRIGDVVELINSIAGQTNLLALNATIEAARAGEAGRGFAVVASEVKALAEQTARATDEIGQQVAGIQTATQESVGAIETISATIGRLSEVSSAIAAAVEEQGAATQEISRNVQQAANGTQDVSANITDVQRGASETGTASSEVLEAAQRLSSDSTRLKQEVGRFLTGIRTA, encoded by the coding sequence ATGTCGTTTGGCATGCGGCGTCAATTCAAGTTCACGATCGGCGTCAAGATCTATGCGCTGATCGGTTTGAGCTTCATTGGCCTGGCGGGAGTTGCTACCCTCGATTCTTGGGAGCGCGGCGCGAGCCTGAAGCAGCAGAAGCAGGTCGAACTACAGCACTTGACGGAGCTTGCGCTCAGTATCCTTGCCGAGGAGTACGACGCCACGCAGAAGGGTGCCATCCCGGTGGCGGAGGCGCAGAAGCGGTCCCTTGAGCGCATCTCGATCCTGCGCTACGGCGGCCGCGAGTTCTTCTTTGTCACCGATATGACGCCGCGTGTCCTGATGCACCCCTTTGCGAAGCAGTTGGTCGGCCAGGATGTGTCGGGCGCCACTGACGCCAACGGCAAGCATGAATTCGTCGAAATGGTCGATGTCGCCCGCCGCCTCGGTCATGGCTTCGTCGACTATGATGCGCCAAAGCCAGGCTCCGACAAAGCGCAACCCAAGCTAAGCCATGTCGCTATCTTCGCACCGTGGAATTGGATAGTCGGCACCGGGGTTTATGTCGACGATCTCTCGGCGCAGGTTTGGGCCTCTACCCTGCATTCGCTGATGGCGGCTGGCCTGGTCATGCTGATCACGGTGGCAGTCTCGATGGCCGTGGCTCGCGGTATCACCAATCCCTTGCATCGGATGACGGCGGCGATGAAGGCGCTCGCAGGAGGGCGGCTTGACCTCGACGTGCCCGGCAGCGGACGCGGCGACGAGATCGGCGAGATGGCCGGCGCCGTCGAGGTGTTCAAGAGCAACGCAGTGGCGCGCCAAGTCCTGGAGGCGGAGCAGAAGGAAAGCGAGGCACGCGCAACAGCTCAGCGCAAGGCAGACATGTACAAGATGGCAAACGATTTCGAGGCCGCCATTGGTGAAATCGTCGAAACCGTCTCGACCGCGTCATCAAAACTTGAGCTGTCCGCACACAGGCTAAGCGATACGGCCGAACGCGCTGAAGATCTCGCGACCACGGTTGCCGCAGCGTCCGAGAAGGCCTCGACCAACGTGCAATCGGTTGCCTCGGCGACGGAGGAGATGGCCTCTTCCGTTACCGAGATCAGTCGGCAAGTACAGGAATCGGCTCTCATGGCGGGCGAAGCGGTGGAGCAGGCGAGAAGGACCAACGATCGGGTCAGCGAGTTGTCCAAGGCGGCAAGTCGTATCGGTGACGTCGTCGAATTGATCAACTCCATTGCCGGGCAGACCAATCTGTTGGCGTTGAATGCCACGATCGAGGCAGCCCGGGCCGGAGAGGCCGGCCGCGGCTTCGCAGTGGTGGCTTCCGAAGTAAAGGCACTCGCCGAACAAACCGCGAGAGCAACTGACGAGATAGGCCAGCAGGTCGCGGGCATTCAGACTGCGACCCAGGAGTCCGTCGGTGCAATCGAGACGATCTCGGCCACAATCGGACGGTTGTCGGAAGTGTCTTCAGCGATCGCGGCCGCGGTGGAAGAACAGGGCGCAGCGACGCAGGAGATATCGCGCAACGTGCAGCAGGCTGCGAACGGGACACAAGACGTCTCGGCTAACATCACGGATGTACAGCGTGGCGCCAGCGAGACCGGGACGGCCTCGTCGGAGGTGCTCGAAGCGGCGCAGCGGCTTTCCAGCGACAGTACCCGCCTGAAACAAGAAGTCGGTCGCTTCCTGACCGGTATCCGCACCGCATAG
- a CDS encoding methyl-accepting chemotaxis protein: MMTRVTVTSFLTAVIAFMALSVVALVSWNAWNSVDRARRADQLASVAQASETTFRVMSNLLKVRAVTVYGFNGSAPIDPKLQAYLTKFRVAAREEIPTLFAILQAIRPPLQIMTESLELQMNAFSRLDDTAFEVISKSKSERPADIAQRYADVSSALLGSLETMSGELDARASRSDPFVDRLVVFKQLAWRLRNAGGEVSTLIGHKIEGGPLAEDRQNYARLQGKIEMAWYSIEGLRSQTLLPTEVAEAVGAVKSGYFAPDYLALRDRLFEATSKGQKPEMNVAQWVDYHAPRLATAQTLAQTSLETARRYAAEQKAIATHELIGQIALFICAVSVALASIIGLRRHVTAPLRRIRDAMIALADGNLSIAADFSERKDEIGALARAMSTFKVNALEKARIEEEQQAHTATTIERQRTIDRHIAAFEEQMSGALSSLSSASDQMRTMSDDMSRVSVETSSQVTSAERASGDASLSVQNVASASEELSATIADIARQSTQAASFAAHAVEQAANTDTTVQGLAESAGKIGTVVELITGIAAQTNLLALNATIEAARAGESGRGFAVVASEVKSLATQTARATEEISAQISTVQMVAQEAVAAIKAIGGTIGQVSQVAASIAAAVDQQGAATREISASTQVAAASTVRVSEGISGVTAGAEAAGVAARNVMVAAQALDSETNALRNRIHTFMNQIRAA; encoded by the coding sequence ATGATGACCCGTGTGACCGTAACGAGCTTCTTGACGGCTGTTATTGCCTTTATGGCCCTTTCAGTGGTGGCTCTCGTCTCCTGGAACGCATGGAACTCGGTCGATCGAGCTAGAAGAGCCGATCAGCTCGCGTCGGTGGCTCAAGCTTCGGAGACCACCTTTAGAGTGATGAGCAATCTTCTTAAAGTTCGAGCCGTCACAGTTTATGGCTTTAATGGATCGGCACCGATTGATCCAAAGTTACAGGCATACCTCACCAAGTTTCGCGTGGCAGCGCGAGAGGAAATCCCGACGCTTTTCGCGATCTTGCAAGCCATCAGACCACCTCTGCAAATTATGACCGAGTCGCTCGAATTGCAGATGAATGCATTTTCAAGGTTGGACGACACTGCATTCGAGGTAATCAGCAAGTCGAAATCCGAACGTCCCGCGGATATTGCCCAACGGTATGCGGACGTGAGCTCTGCACTCCTCGGCAGTTTAGAAACTATGTCCGGTGAACTAGACGCGCGAGCGAGCCGAAGCGATCCATTCGTGGACCGGTTGGTCGTCTTCAAACAACTTGCTTGGCGGCTCAGGAATGCCGGCGGCGAGGTCTCGACCTTGATCGGGCATAAGATCGAAGGCGGTCCACTGGCCGAAGATCGGCAAAATTATGCGCGGCTACAGGGTAAGATCGAGATGGCCTGGTATTCCATTGAAGGCCTCAGATCCCAGACGTTGCTTCCGACTGAGGTCGCTGAAGCTGTCGGAGCCGTCAAGTCCGGGTATTTTGCCCCCGACTATCTTGCGCTTCGTGACCGCCTGTTCGAAGCCACGTCGAAAGGCCAGAAGCCGGAGATGAACGTCGCGCAATGGGTGGATTACCATGCTCCACGTCTGGCGACGGCGCAGACTCTTGCCCAGACCTCCCTTGAAACCGCACGACGATACGCCGCAGAACAGAAGGCGATCGCGACCCATGAATTGATCGGGCAGATTGCGTTGTTTATCTGCGCGGTTTCAGTCGCCTTGGCCAGCATAATTGGCCTTCGTCGGCATGTTACCGCCCCGCTACGACGTATCCGAGATGCCATGATTGCTCTCGCCGACGGAAATCTGTCGATTGCGGCGGATTTTTCCGAAAGGAAAGACGAAATAGGCGCGCTTGCGCGCGCAATGTCTACGTTCAAGGTGAATGCACTGGAGAAGGCACGAATCGAGGAGGAGCAGCAGGCTCACACCGCAACAACCATCGAACGTCAACGGACGATAGACAGGCACATTGCAGCGTTCGAAGAGCAAATGTCAGGCGCACTTTCATCCCTATCGTCAGCGTCCGATCAGATGCGGACGATGTCCGATGATATGTCGCGCGTATCTGTCGAAACGAGCTCCCAAGTGACGTCGGCAGAACGAGCCTCAGGCGACGCCTCCTTGAGTGTACAGAACGTTGCCTCCGCTTCGGAGGAACTAAGCGCGACGATCGCCGATATTGCGCGGCAGTCGACTCAAGCTGCCAGCTTTGCGGCTCACGCCGTCGAACAGGCTGCCAATACCGATACGACCGTACAAGGATTGGCCGAGAGCGCCGGCAAGATCGGCACCGTAGTCGAGCTCATTACTGGCATCGCTGCTCAGACCAACCTTCTCGCCTTGAATGCCACGATCGAGGCCGCCCGCGCAGGTGAATCCGGCAGAGGATTCGCAGTCGTCGCCTCAGAGGTCAAGTCGCTCGCGACCCAGACGGCAAGAGCGACGGAAGAAATCTCCGCCCAAATCTCGACCGTACAGATGGTTGCTCAAGAAGCAGTCGCGGCGATCAAAGCGATCGGCGGGACAATTGGACAGGTCAGTCAGGTTGCGGCTTCGATCGCCGCGGCAGTGGACCAGCAAGGAGCGGCAACTCGTGAAATCAGCGCAAGCACTCAGGTCGCGGCAGCGAGTACTGTAAGAGTGTCGGAAGGCATTTCGGGGGTCACCGCAGGCGCGGAGGCAGCAGGAGTCGCCGCACGCAATGTGATGGTGGCGGCACAGGCTCTGGATTCCGAAACAAACGCGCTTCGAAACCGAATCCACACCTTTATGAATCAAATCCGAGCCGCTTAG
- a CDS encoding branched-chain amino acid ABC transporter permease: MSAAEEVVAEGHAAVEAVPKRAMTLGTSTSIVVLLLLIAVPLFAKNFVIFQLTQLLYLGLAVLALNILTGGSGQFSLGQSAFYGIGAYVTAVMMEQFNIPYFLCLPVAGVVCFGAGFLFGQPALRLSGVYLALATFALATAMPQLLKLNFLEPWTGGVQGLVVTKPDAPFGLPMSQDMWLYYFSLVVVLAIYIFSVNLLRSRSGRAFMAIRDNEIAASAMGVNVALYKTLAFGVSAAITGVAGGLSAIAVQFVAPDSFTITLAIQLFLGMVVGGVGWLPGSIVGAAFIIFVPNIAEGISKGLSGAVFGVLLFLVIYLVPHGARQITIVGQWLTNNRTKTGAWRP; encoded by the coding sequence ATGAGCGCAGCCGAAGAAGTCGTCGCCGAAGGCCACGCGGCGGTCGAAGCCGTTCCGAAGCGGGCCATGACGCTGGGCACTAGCACCTCGATCGTGGTGCTGCTGCTTCTCATCGCCGTTCCACTGTTTGCGAAGAACTTCGTGATCTTCCAGCTGACCCAGCTCCTGTATCTGGGCCTGGCCGTGCTGGCGCTGAACATCCTGACCGGCGGCTCGGGCCAGTTCTCGCTCGGCCAGAGCGCGTTCTACGGCATCGGCGCCTACGTCACCGCGGTGATGATGGAGCAGTTCAACATCCCCTACTTCCTCTGCCTGCCGGTCGCGGGCGTGGTTTGCTTCGGCGCGGGCTTCCTGTTCGGCCAGCCGGCGCTGCGGCTTTCCGGCGTCTACCTGGCGCTCGCGACCTTCGCGCTCGCCACCGCGATGCCGCAGCTGCTCAAGCTGAACTTCCTCGAGCCCTGGACCGGCGGCGTGCAGGGCTTGGTCGTGACCAAGCCCGACGCGCCGTTCGGCCTGCCGATGTCGCAGGACATGTGGCTGTACTACTTCTCGCTCGTCGTCGTGCTCGCGATCTACATCTTCTCGGTCAACCTGCTGCGGTCTCGCTCGGGCCGCGCCTTCATGGCGATCCGCGACAACGAGATCGCGGCCTCGGCCATGGGCGTCAACGTCGCGCTCTACAAGACGCTTGCCTTCGGCGTCTCCGCGGCCATCACCGGCGTCGCCGGCGGCCTGAGCGCGATCGCGGTGCAGTTCGTCGCGCCCGACAGCTTCACCATCACGCTTGCGATCCAGCTGTTCCTCGGCATGGTCGTCGGCGGCGTCGGCTGGCTGCCCGGCTCGATTGTCGGTGCCGCCTTCATCATCTTCGTGCCGAATATCGCAGAGGGCATTTCAAAGGGCCTCTCCGGTGCCGTGTTCGGCGTGCTCCTGTTCCTCGTCATCTACCTCGTGCCGCATGGCGCAAGGCAGATTACGATCGTCGGCCAGTGGCTAACCAACAATCGTACAAAAACTGGAGCCTGGAGACCTTAA
- a CDS encoding branched-chain amino acid ABC transporter permease: MQLLVNQVLAGIATGAIYACMALAVVMIYQAIGHLNFSQGEMAMFSTFVSWQLMQWGVPYWGAFVITLVFAFVGGVAIERILFKPLAKAPVLTNVAGFIALFAIINSSAGLIWDFTIKQYPTPFGSSPFLGSQLISTHQAGMIGVTVLLLLGLYFFFQYTRIGLAMRAAASLPESARLVGINTSWMIALGWGMATAIGAIAGMLIAPVVFLEPNMMGGVLIYGFASAVVGGLTSPFGAVLGGFLVGIFENLAGTYIPGVGNELKLPIALALIISVLVVKPAGLFGRPIVKRV, translated from the coding sequence ATGCAACTATTAGTCAACCAGGTCCTGGCTGGGATCGCCACCGGCGCGATCTACGCCTGTATGGCGCTCGCCGTGGTCATGATTTACCAGGCGATCGGCCATCTAAACTTTTCGCAAGGCGAGATGGCGATGTTCTCAACCTTCGTCTCCTGGCAGCTGATGCAGTGGGGCGTACCCTATTGGGGCGCGTTCGTGATCACGCTGGTCTTCGCCTTCGTCGGCGGCGTCGCGATCGAGCGCATCCTGTTCAAGCCGCTGGCGAAAGCGCCGGTGCTGACCAATGTCGCCGGCTTCATCGCGCTGTTTGCGATCATCAATTCCTCGGCCGGCCTGATCTGGGACTTCACCATCAAGCAGTACCCGACCCCGTTCGGCTCCTCGCCGTTCCTCGGCAGCCAGCTGATCTCGACCCACCAGGCTGGCATGATCGGCGTCACCGTGCTGCTGCTGCTCGGTCTCTACTTCTTCTTCCAGTACACCAGGATCGGCCTCGCCATGCGGGCCGCGGCCTCGCTGCCTGAGTCGGCCCGGCTGGTCGGCATCAACACCTCCTGGATGATCGCGCTTGGCTGGGGCATGGCGACCGCGATCGGCGCGATCGCCGGCATGCTGATCGCACCGGTCGTGTTCCTGGAGCCCAACATGATGGGCGGCGTGCTGATCTACGGCTTCGCTTCTGCCGTGGTTGGCGGCCTGACCAGCCCGTTCGGCGCCGTGCTCGGCGGCTTCCTGGTTGGCATCTTCGAGAACCTCGCGGGTACCTACATCCCCGGTGTCGGCAATGAGCTGAAACTCCCGATCGCGCTGGCGCTGATCATCTCCGTCCTGGTCGTCAAACCGGCCGGCCTCTTCGGCCGGCCCATCGTCAAGCGAGTTTGA
- a CDS encoding ABC transporter ATP-binding protein, whose product MTTLLNVKDLRAYYGQVQALHGLSFSLSEGSLTTLLGANGAGKTTTLRAICNMVRSTGGIEFDGKPLNNRSTESIVRFGIAHVPQGRGTFTTMTVEENLQLGAIARKDNAGIVSDIERMYAYFPVLKQRHTQQAGTLSGGEQQMLAVARALMLRPRLMLLDEPSFGLAPLVVRDLFGILGKINREDKVSILVVEQNAQLALELADQAYVIETGRIVMSGNAKDIANNEEIRKSYLGY is encoded by the coding sequence ATGACGACGCTGCTCAACGTCAAGGACCTGCGCGCCTATTACGGCCAGGTCCAGGCGCTCCACGGCCTCTCCTTCTCGCTCAGCGAGGGCTCGTTGACGACGCTGCTTGGCGCCAACGGCGCCGGCAAGACCACGACGCTGCGCGCGATCTGCAACATGGTACGCTCCACCGGCGGCATCGAGTTCGACGGCAAGCCGCTGAACAACCGCTCGACCGAAAGCATCGTGCGGTTCGGCATCGCCCATGTGCCGCAGGGCCGCGGCACCTTCACCACCATGACGGTGGAGGAAAACCTGCAGCTCGGCGCCATCGCCCGCAAGGACAATGCCGGCATCGTCTCGGACATCGAGCGCATGTATGCGTATTTCCCGGTGCTGAAGCAGCGGCATACCCAGCAGGCCGGCACGCTCTCCGGCGGCGAGCAGCAGATGCTCGCGGTCGCCCGCGCCCTGATGCTGCGGCCGCGACTGATGCTGCTGGACGAGCCGTCCTTCGGACTTGCGCCGCTGGTGGTGCGCGACCTGTTCGGCATTCTCGGCAAGATCAACCGCGAGGACAAGGTGTCGATCCTGGTAGTCGAACAGAACGCCCAGCTCGCGCTCGAGCTCGCCGACCAGGCCTATGTGATCGAGACCGGCCGTATCGTGATGTCGGGCAATGCCAAGGACATCGCGAACAACGAAGAAATCCGCAAATCCTATCTGGGCTACTGA
- a CDS encoding ABC transporter ATP-binding protein — MSSPHLALGEPLLAVRDVSVVFGGIVALNGVSFDMHKGQILGLIGPNGAGKTTLFNCLSRLYQPSSGDILMDGASILTRPPHRIAEIGIGRTFQNVALFPNLSVMDNVRVGTHARTSSDIISDSLRLAWIRRSETSVNKKVHEILAYLDLEDVAHTTVSGLPFGTQKRVELARALAADPKILLLDEPAGGLNHEEVYVLGDLIRKIRDERHMTVLLVEHHMGLVMSIADHVVALNFGKKLAEGTPAQVQADPDVIKAYLGSKDQ, encoded by the coding sequence ATGAGCAGTCCGCATTTGGCTCTTGGAGAGCCTCTGCTCGCGGTTCGCGACGTCAGCGTCGTGTTCGGCGGCATCGTCGCGCTCAACGGCGTGTCCTTCGACATGCACAAGGGCCAGATCCTCGGATTGATCGGCCCCAACGGCGCCGGCAAGACCACGCTCTTCAACTGCCTCTCCCGCCTGTACCAGCCGTCGTCCGGCGACATCCTGATGGACGGCGCGAGCATTTTGACGCGGCCGCCGCACCGGATCGCCGAGATCGGCATCGGCCGCACCTTCCAGAACGTGGCGCTGTTTCCGAACCTCTCGGTGATGGACAATGTCCGCGTCGGCACGCACGCCCGCACCTCTTCTGACATCATCAGCGACTCGCTGCGGCTCGCCTGGATTCGCCGCAGCGAAACCAGCGTGAACAAGAAGGTGCACGAGATCCTCGCCTATCTCGATCTCGAGGACGTCGCCCACACCACCGTCTCCGGCCTGCCCTTCGGCACCCAGAAGCGCGTCGAGCTGGCGCGCGCGCTCGCGGCGGACCCGAAGATCCTGCTGCTCGACGAACCCGCCGGCGGCCTCAACCACGAAGAGGTCTACGTCCTCGGCGATCTCATCCGCAAAATCCGGGATGAGCGCCACATGACCGTGCTGCTGGTCGAGCATCACATGGGCCTCGTGATGTCGATCGCCGACCACGTCGTCGCGCTGAATTTCGGCAAGAAGCTCGCGGAAGGCACCCCCGCCCAGGTGCAGGCGGATCCCGACGTCATCAAGGCCTATCTCGGGAGCAAGGACCAATGA
- a CDS encoding indolepyruvate ferredoxin oxidoreductase family protein — MNTPVFRADVTLDDKFNVQDGWIYLTGTQALTRLPIQQAIRDKAAGLNTGGFISGYRGSPLGRYDMELWAQKNLLERHNIHFMPGINEDLAATAVWGAQYVGQIPGAKVDGVFSIWYGKGPGTDRSTDALRHLGVAGASKNGGVLAIAGDDHGVKSSTVYNFSDPIFIATGMPLLYPSNTQELLELGLHGIALSRFSGCAVGFKVHNDVVEGGGSVYVGADAPTITMPDIPQAPELGPEGRNLRVFDPPLVGEERLVNHRLPAAIAYARANHLNYVVREVRDARLGILSAGKSFQDVMQSLAGLDLSEDRQMQLGIRVGKVGMTWPLDPEFIREFAAGLDAILVVEEKRGILEDQLKAILYDLALPNRPRIVGKYDNAQAFAPERGEVILQGWGELSSASISRAIFVQLCKLNRDLSNILPKPPAAERGAPTDPGTPNRSPGFCSGCPHNRSTQVPDGSRAIAGIGCHGMAAYSDPAKTLPIFAQMGAEGVHWLGQHKFTDEKHVFANIGDGTYFHSGFLAIRQSIAAKANITYKILANGFVSMTGGQPIDGELSVHQIVTELTAEGAKAIFVLTDDLDRYGNMGLPVGVSLLPRTDLDAVMRHCRETEGVSIIVYDQPCATERRRLRKRGKWADPAKRSFINAAVCEGCGDCSKVSNCMSIEPLETEFGRRRKINQSSCNKDFSCIEGFCPSFVTVYGGSLRKARKDGFSDVNFPDPPMPRIPQLTRGHSILLTGVGGTGVVTVGQVLGMAAHVEGLAVSVLDVTGLAQKYGAVMSHVRVAPAAEQLHATRIADAEADVVIGCDLVVTAGAEALARLKPGQSRVVVASDLVPTTDFSRNPDWHMDQGALIQRIRDRCGGGNLLAIEGLRIGAGLMGDTLAANMFMLGVAWQMGYVPLSLRSITKAIELNNVQVDFNKRSFLWGRRAAVNPHAVEKAAVNASWQPPKRIDMSSNAIVERSMAYLADYQDTTYAQRYKALVDRAIAAEKGRGLDDRFSTAVARYYFKLLAIKDEFEVARLFSSGTFRKELQATFEGNYKIRFNVGAWPFGGVDQNGRAYKKEVGPWLMTAFRLLKRFRRLRGTVLDPFRNNTERKLALRLLADYEAEIETLIVTLGKETVDRAVALASLPEKIRGYGHVRERHVAQVEKERAAIKSAKPLVA; from the coding sequence ATGAATACCCCTGTTTTCCGAGCCGACGTCACGCTCGACGATAAGTTCAATGTTCAGGACGGCTGGATTTACCTCACCGGCACGCAGGCCTTGACGCGGCTGCCGATCCAGCAGGCGATCCGCGACAAGGCGGCTGGATTGAACACGGGGGGATTCATCTCGGGCTATCGCGGTTCTCCGCTTGGTCGCTACGACATGGAGCTGTGGGCGCAGAAAAACCTGCTGGAGCGGCACAACATCCACTTCATGCCAGGCATCAACGAAGACCTTGCCGCGACGGCCGTTTGGGGCGCGCAGTATGTCGGTCAGATCCCGGGCGCCAAGGTCGATGGCGTGTTCTCGATCTGGTACGGCAAAGGGCCGGGCACGGACCGCAGCACGGACGCCTTACGTCATCTGGGCGTGGCCGGCGCGAGCAAGAACGGCGGCGTTCTCGCGATCGCGGGCGACGATCATGGCGTCAAGTCGTCTACCGTCTATAATTTTTCGGACCCGATCTTCATCGCCACGGGCATGCCTTTGCTCTATCCCTCCAATACCCAGGAACTGTTGGAGCTTGGGTTGCATGGGATCGCGCTGAGCCGCTTCTCGGGCTGCGCCGTGGGCTTCAAAGTGCATAACGACGTCGTGGAGGGCGGCGGGTCTGTCTATGTCGGGGCCGATGCGCCCACGATCACAATGCCCGACATTCCGCAAGCGCCGGAACTTGGGCCCGAAGGCCGCAACCTGCGCGTCTTCGATCCGCCGCTGGTCGGGGAGGAGAGGCTCGTCAATCACCGGCTGCCGGCGGCGATCGCCTATGCGCGCGCGAACCATTTGAACTATGTGGTTCGAGAGGTGCGCGATGCCCGGTTGGGCATCCTGTCTGCGGGCAAGTCGTTCCAGGACGTGATGCAGTCGTTGGCCGGCCTTGATCTCAGCGAAGACCGTCAGATGCAACTGGGCATTCGTGTTGGCAAGGTCGGCATGACCTGGCCGCTCGATCCCGAATTCATTCGCGAGTTTGCCGCAGGGCTCGATGCAATTCTCGTGGTCGAGGAAAAGCGCGGCATTCTCGAAGATCAGTTGAAGGCCATTTTGTATGACCTGGCCCTTCCGAATCGCCCTCGGATTGTCGGCAAGTATGACAACGCGCAGGCCTTCGCACCGGAGCGCGGAGAGGTGATCCTGCAAGGCTGGGGCGAGCTTTCGTCGGCATCGATCAGTCGCGCGATCTTTGTGCAATTGTGCAAGCTGAATCGCGATCTCTCGAACATCCTGCCGAAGCCGCCCGCGGCAGAACGTGGGGCGCCGACCGATCCCGGCACCCCCAATCGCAGCCCCGGCTTCTGTTCCGGTTGCCCGCACAATCGCTCGACCCAGGTGCCGGACGGCTCGCGGGCGATCGCCGGCATCGGTTGTCATGGCATGGCCGCGTACAGCGATCCGGCCAAGACATTGCCGATTTTCGCGCAGATGGGGGCGGAGGGCGTCCACTGGCTGGGCCAGCACAAGTTCACGGACGAAAAGCACGTATTCGCCAACATTGGTGACGGCACATACTTCCATTCGGGCTTTCTCGCGATCAGGCAGTCAATCGCCGCAAAGGCGAACATCACGTACAAGATTCTCGCCAACGGCTTCGTTTCGATGACAGGCGGCCAGCCGATCGATGGCGAGCTCTCGGTTCATCAAATCGTCACAGAACTGACGGCCGAGGGAGCCAAAGCGATTTTCGTTCTGACCGACGACCTCGATAGATACGGCAATATGGGCTTGCCTGTTGGTGTATCACTCTTGCCGCGAACCGATCTTGACGCGGTGATGCGGCACTGCCGCGAGACGGAAGGCGTCTCAATTATCGTTTACGACCAGCCCTGCGCTACGGAAAGACGCCGCCTGCGCAAGCGTGGCAAGTGGGCCGATCCCGCCAAGCGCAGTTTCATCAATGCGGCGGTATGCGAAGGCTGCGGCGATTGTTCGAAAGTATCGAACTGCATGTCGATTGAACCGCTCGAGACCGAATTCGGCCGAAGGCGCAAGATCAATCAGAGTTCCTGCAACAAGGACTTCAGTTGCATCGAGGGCTTTTGTCCAAGCTTCGTGACCGTGTACGGAGGATCTCTGCGAAAGGCCAGGAAGGACGGCTTCAGCGACGTCAATTTTCCGGACCCGCCGATGCCGAGAATCCCTCAACTCACACGCGGTCATTCGATACTTCTCACCGGCGTGGGCGGTACTGGCGTCGTCACCGTCGGCCAGGTTCTCGGCATGGCAGCTCATGTTGAAGGCCTCGCTGTTTCGGTTCTTGACGTGACGGGGCTTGCGCAAAAATACGGAGCGGTGATGTCGCATGTCCGTGTCGCGCCGGCGGCCGAGCAGTTGCACGCGACCCGCATAGCGGATGCAGAGGCCGACGTGGTGATCGGCTGCGATCTCGTGGTCACGGCAGGCGCTGAGGCTCTCGCCCGCTTGAAGCCGGGGCAAAGTCGGGTCGTAGTCGCGAGCGATCTCGTGCCGACAACCGACTTCTCCCGAAACCCGGACTGGCACATGGATCAGGGAGCACTGATTCAGCGGATACGGGATCGCTGCGGCGGCGGCAATCTGCTGGCGATCGAAGGGCTGCGCATCGGGGCCGGTCTGATGGGTGACACGCTTGCCGCCAATATGTTCATGCTCGGCGTGGCCTGGCAGATGGGATATGTACCGCTGTCGCTGAGGTCGATCACGAAGGCAATCGAGCTCAACAACGTGCAAGTCGACTTCAACAAGAGAAGTTTCCTGTGGGGTCGGCGCGCCGCCGTCAATCCCCACGCTGTCGAGAAGGCCGCCGTGAATGCGAGCTGGCAGCCGCCGAAGCGCATCGATATGTCGAGCAACGCCATCGTTGAACGTTCGATGGCCTATCTCGCCGACTATCAGGACACCACCTATGCGCAGCGTTACAAGGCGCTGGTGGATCGCGCCATTGCTGCGGAAAAAGGCCGCGGGCTTGACGATCGTTTTAGCACCGCGGTTGCGCGCTACTACTTCAAGCTGCTCGCGATCAAGGACGAGTTCGAGGTCGCGCGACTCTTCTCGTCGGGCACCTTCAGGAAGGAGCTGCAGGCGACCTTCGAGGGCAACTACAAAATTCGCTTCAACGTCGGTGCATGGCCGTTCGGTGGCGTCGACCAGAACGGCCGTGCGTACAAGAAAGAGGTTGGGCCTTGGCTGATGACCGCTTTCCGTCTGCTGAAGAGGTTTAGGCGGCTGCGTGGCACGGTGCTCGATCCGTTCCGGAATAACACTGAGCGGAAACTCGCACTGCGCCTGCTTGCGGACTACGAGGCGGAGATCGAGACGCTGATCGTGACGCTCGGCAAGGAAACCGTCGATAGGGCGGTCGCGCTGGCATCGTTGCCGGAGAAAATCCGCGGCTACGGCCATGTGCGCGAACGGCACGTCGCGCAGGTCGAGAAGGAACGCGCGGCTATCAAGTCCGCGAAGCCGTTAGTCGCGTGA